In Porites lutea chromosome 1, jaPorLute2.1, whole genome shotgun sequence, a single genomic region encodes these proteins:
- the LOC140927090 gene encoding histone H4 has protein sequence MSGRGKGGKGLGKGGAKRHRKILRDNIQGITKPAIRRLARRGGVKRISGLIYEETRGVLKVFLENVIRDAVTYTEHAKRKTVTAMDVVYALKRQGRTLYGFGG, from the coding sequence ATGTctggtcgcggcaaaggaggcaAAGGTCTAGGAAAAGGAGGCGCCAAGCGTCACCGAAAGATTCTTCGTGACAACATCCAAGGCATCACCAAGCCAGCTATTCGTCGTCTTGCTCGCCGTGGCGGTGTCAAGCGAATCTCTGGCCTCATCTACGAGGAGACTCGTGGTGTTCtcaaagttttccttgagaatgTGATCCGTGATGCTGttacctacaccgagcacgccaaacGCAAGACTGTGACCGCTATGGATGTGGTGTACGCTCTCAAACgtcaaggacgtactctgtacggatTTGGCGGCTAG
- the LOC140947433 gene encoding histone H2B, gonadal-like — MAPKVAGKKGEKRAGKAKAPSDGKKKRRGKRKESYAIYIYKVLKQVHPDTGISSKAMGIMNSFVNDIFERIATEASRLAHYNKKSTISSREIQTAIRLLLPGELAKHAVSEGTKAVTKYTSSK, encoded by the coding sequence ATGGCACCCAAAGTTGCAGGAAAGAAAGGCGAGAAGAGAGCCGGAAAGGCAAAGGCTCCATCTGAtggaaagaagaagaggaggggaaagagaaaggaaagctATGCCATCTACATCTACAAGGTGTTGAAGCAAGTTCACCCTGACACAGGTATCTCCAGCAAAGCCATGGGCATCATGAACTCGTTCGTTAACGACATCTTCGAGCGCATCGCCACCGAAGCTTCCCGCCttgcccactacaacaagaaatcAACCATCAGTTCTCGCGAGATCCAGACCGCCATCAGGCTCCTTCTGCCCGGTGAACTGGCCAAACACGCTGTCAGTGAAGGAACCAAGGCTGTGACCAAGTACACCAGCAGCAAGTAA
- the LOC140947426 gene encoding histone H2A-like has product MSGRGKGKAKGTKSKSRSSRAGLQFPVGRIHRLLRKGNYAERVGAGAPVYLAAVLEYLSAEILELAGNAARDNKKTRIIPRHLQLAVRNDEELNKLLAGVTIAQGGVLPNIQAVLLPKKTEKKAKA; this is encoded by the coding sequence ATGTCTGGTCGCGGTAAAGGAAAGGCAAAGGGCACCAAGTCCAAAAGCCGATCATCCCGAGCAGGGCTTCAGTTCCCTGTTGGACGTATCCACCGTCTTCTTCGCAAAGGCAACTATGCTGAGCGTGTTGGCGCTGGTGCCCCAGTCTACTTGGCTGCAGTGCTCGAGTATTTGAGCGCTGAAATCCTCGAGTTGGCGGGTAACGCTGCCCGTGACAACAAGAAGACTAGAATCATTCCCCGTCACCTTCAGCTTGCTGTCCGCAACGACGAAGAGTTGAACAAACTGCTCGCCGGCGTCACCATCGCGCAAGgaggtgttcttcccaacatccAGGCTGTTCTCCTTCCCAAGAAGACTGAGAAGAAGGCAAAAGCTTAA
- the LOC140947394 gene encoding histone H3: protein MARTKQTARKSTGGKAPRKQLATKAARKSAPATGGVKKPHRYRPGTVALREIRRYQKSTELLIRKLPFQRLVREIAQDFKTDLRFQSSAVMALQEASEAYLVGLFEDTNLCAIHAKRVTIMPKDIQLARRIRGERA, encoded by the coding sequence ATGGCACGTACAAAGCAAACTGCCCGTAAATCGACTGGTGGAAAAGCTCCACGAAAACAGCTCGCCACAAAGGCAGCTCGTAAGAGCGCGCCTGCAACTGGAGGAGTCAAGAAACCTCATCGTTACAGGCCTGGTACAGTTGCTCTTCGTGAAATCCGTCGTTACCAGAAATCAACCGAGCTGCTAATCCGCAAGCTGCCCTTCCAGCGTCTTGTGCGAGAAATCGCTCAAGACTTCAAGACCGATCTGCGTTTCCAGAGCTCTGCTGTGATGGCTCTTCAAGAAGCAAGCGAGGCTTACCTTGTTGGTCTGTTTGAAGACACCAACTTGTGCGCCATCCACGCTAAGCGCGTCACCATCATGCCCAAGGACATTCAGTTGGCCCGCCGAATCCGCGGAGAGCGTGCATAA